Proteins from a genomic interval of Quercus lobata isolate SW786 chromosome 11, ValleyOak3.0 Primary Assembly, whole genome shotgun sequence:
- the LOC115967181 gene encoding uncharacterized protein LOC115967181: METKLGGRRAKEISDLLPFDGAIHTDTIGYAGGLWLLWNSDKVEIEALAKTEQEIHVEVKVRSSDLAWIFSAIYASPRSEERCVLWENLSKAAELHNKPWIMAGDFNEPLIGEDKFGGRGVSIGRSLLFKDCLDKSSMVDMGFSGPRYTWSNKRDLNNLILERIDRFFGNPNWCLLYPNAKVTHLTRCHSDHCPVLLESNPNRSLHLNRPFRFQSFWLTDLSFPAVVNHAWNGSGKLADSIDRFTKEATVWNKIHFGNIHAKKRRCIARLYGIQRALANQPSDNLIYLENQIHSELEMVLDQERELWALKSRINWMIQGDRNTSFFHVSALARRRRNHIASVKDERGDWITGERERLAGWVCNTTSGRTSYLRKKNVV, from the exons ATGGAGACCAAGCTTGGAGGTAGAAGAGCTAAGGAGATTTCAGATTTACTCCCTTTTGATGGTGCTATCCACACCGACACAATTGGGTACGCCGGTGGGCTTTGGCTTCTTTGGAATTCAGATAAAGTTGAGATTGAGGCTCTGGCAAAAACTGAGCAGGAGATCCATGTGGAGGTTAAGGTACGTTCCTCTGACCTTGCTTGGATATTTTCTGCCATATATGCTAGTCCTAGAAGTGAAGAACGTTGTGTGTTGTGGGAAAACCTTTCTAAAGCGGCTGAGCTGCATAATAAACCTTGGATAATGGCTGGGGACTTCAATGAACCTTTAATTGGTGAAGATAAGTTTGGTGGTAGGGGTGTTAGTATTGGCCGGTCCCTTTTGTTCAAAGATTGTCTAGACAAGAGTAGTATGGTAGACATGGGTTTCTCTGGGCCAAGGTATACTTGGTCTAATAAAAGAGACTTGAATAACCTCATTCTTGAAAGGATCGACAGATTCTTTGGGAATCCGAATTGGTGCTTGCTCTACCCAAATGCTAAGGTCACCCATCTCACTCGGTGCCACTCGGATCATTGCCCGGTCCTTTTAGAGTCCAATCCCAATAGATCGTTACACCTAAACAGACCATTTCGGTTCCAAAGTTTTTGGCTTACTGACTTATCTTTCCCCGCTGTGGTTAATCATGCCTGGAATGGTTCTGGGAAGCTAGCTGACTCGATAGACAGATTTACAAAGGAAGCCACTGTTTGGAATAAAATTCACTTCGGTAATATTCATGCAAAAAAGAGGAGATGCATAGCCAGGCTCTATGGCATCCAGCGTGCCTTGGCTAATCAACCTAGTGATAATCTCATTTACCTGGAAAACCAAATTCACAGCGAACTCGAAATGGTCCTGGATCAAGAAAGAGAGTTGTGGGCTTTGAAGTCGAGGATAAACTGGATGATCCAAGGAGATAGAAATACCTCCTTCTTCCACGTCTCGGCCCTAGCTAGAAGGCGGAGGAATCATATTGCTTCAGTTAAGGATGAGAGGGGAGACTGGATTACTGGAGAAAGGGAG AGGCTGGCCGGTTGGGTTTGCAACACCACCAGTGGCAGAACCAGCTATCTGAGGAAGAAAAATGTAGTCTAG
- the LOC115967512 gene encoding probable inactive chitinase-like protein LaCIC has translation MKMRFCALVIFSLLLSSFQGGLAVQCGTQAGGALCPGGLCCSQYGWCGTTAEYCCPGCQSQCSSDGCGGGGGGGGGGGGGGEGGDIGSIISRDTFDQLLPHRNNADCHGNNFYNYDAFIEAANSFPGFGTTGDTDIRKREIAAFLAQTSQETTGGWPTAPDGPYSWGYCFVRERYPGSSYCAWNPNYPCAPGREYYGRGPIQLSWNYNYGQCGEALGLNLLNNPDLVATDSIISFKTAIWFWMTPQSPKPSCHDVITGNWNPSSTDIAAGRFPGYGTTTNIINGGLECGQGWNERVEGRIGFYKRYCDFFGVGYGDNLDCYNQRPFGNGLLVDTM, from the exons ATGAAAATGAGGTTTTGTGCTTTGGTAATTTTCTCTTTGTTGTTGTCTTCATTCCAAGGAGGCTTAGCTGTGCAATGTGGTACGCAAGCAGGGGGTGCTCTTTGCCCAGGTGGGCTGTGCTGCAGCCAGTATGGCTGGTGTGGCACCACAGCTGAATATTGCTGCCCTGGTTGTCAAAGCCAATGTAGTAGTGATGgttgtggtggaggtggtggtggtggtggaggaggaggaggaggaggagaaggaggagaTATTGGTAGTATAATTTCAAGGGATACTTTTGATCAGCTACTACCACATCGTAATAATGCTGATTGCCATGGTAACAATTTCTACAATTATGATGCTTTTATAGAAGCTGCAAATTCCTTTCCTGGCTTTGGCACAACTGGGGACACTGACATTCGTAAAAGAGAGATAGCTGCTTTCTTAGCCCAAACTTCACAAGAAACTACCG GGGGATGGCCAACTGCACCTGATGGCCCTTACTCTTGGGGGTATTGCTTTGTTAGGGAACGATACCCTGGATCATCATATTGTGCATGGAATCCCAATTATCCTTGTGCTCCTGGAAGGGAATATTATGGCCGTGGTCCTATCCAACTTTCATG GAACTATAACTATGGGCAGTGTGGAGAAGCCTTAGGGTTGAATCTATTGAACAACCCAGACCTTGTGGCCACTGATTCAATTATTTCATTTAAGACAGCAATCTGGTTCTGGATGACTCCACAGTCACCAAAGCCATCATGCCATGATGTAATCACCGGAAATTGGAACCCGTCTAGTACTGACATTGCAGCTGGTCGGTTTCCAGGCTATGGTACCACCACAAACATTATCAATGGTGGCCTTGAGTGTGGTCAAGGTTGGAATGAAAGGGTGGAGGGCCGCATTGGATTCTATAAGAGGTATTGCGACTTTTTTGGAGTTGGCTATGGTGACAACCTTGATTGCTACAACCAAAGGCCTTTTGGAAATGGACTGTTGGTGGACACAATGTAA
- the LOC115967511 gene encoding probable inactive chitinase-like protein LaCIC, with product MEMRFCALVIFSLLLSSFQGGLAEQCGTQAGGALCPNGLCCSQWGWCGTTAAYCDDGCQSQCSGSGGGGGGGGGGGGGGGGGEGGDIGSIISRDDFDQLLPYRNDAACPARNFYTYDAFIEAANSFPGFGTTGDTDIRKREIAAFLAQTSHETTGGWATAPGGPYSWGYCFVREINGGLYCAPNPNYPCAPGQEYYGRGPIQLSWNYNYGQCGKALELDLLNNPDLVATDPVISFKAALWFWMTPQSPKPSCHDVIIGNWNPSSADIAAGRLLGYGTTTNIINGGLECGRGTDARVESRIGFYKRYCDFFGVGYGDNLDCYSQRPFGNGLLVDTM from the exons ATGGAAATGAGGTTTTGTGCTTTGGTTATTTTCTCTTTGTTGTTGTCTTCATTCCAAGGAGGCTTGGCTGAACAATGTGGTACGCAAGCAGGGGGTGCTCTTTGCCCAAATGGGTTGTGCTGCAGCCAGTGGGGTTGGTGCGGCACCACAGCTGCTTATTGCGACGATGGTTGTCAAAGCCAATGTAGTGGtagtggtggcggtggtggtggtggcggtggcggtggcggtggtggtggtggtggtgaaggAGGAGATATTGGTAGTATAATTTCAAGGGATGATTTTGATCAGCTACTACCATATCGTAATGATGCTGCCTGTCCTGCTAGGAATTTCTACACTTACGATGCTTTCATAGAAGCTGCAAATTCCTTTCCTGGCTTTGGCACAACTGGGGACACTGACATTCGTAAAAGAGAGATAGCTGCTTTCTTAGCCCAAACTTCACACGAAACTACCG GGGGATGGGCAACTGCACCTGGTGGCCCGTACTCTTGGGGGTATTGCTTTGTTAGGGAAATAAATGGTGGATTATACTGTGCACCAAATCCCAATTATCCTTGCGCTCCTGGTCAAGAATATTATGGCCGTGGTCCTATCCAACTTTCATG GAACTATAACTATGGGCAGTGTGGAAAAGCCTTAGAGTTGGATCTATTGAACAACCCAGACCTTGTGGCCACTGATCCAGTTATTTCATTTAAGGCAGCACTCTGGTTCTGGATGACTCCACAGTCACCAAAGCCATCATGCCATGATGTAATCATCGGAAATTGGAACCCGTCTAGTGCTGACATTGCAGCTGGTCGTCTTCTTGGCTATGGTACCACCACAAACATCATCAATGGTGGCCTTGAGTGTGGTCGAGGTACAGATGCTCGGGTGGAGAGCCGCATTGGATTCTATAAGAGGTATTGTGACTTTTTCGGAGTTGGCTATGGTGACAACCTTGATTGCTACAGCCAAAGGCCTTTTGGAAATGGATTGTTGGTGGACACTATGTAA